acaagaaCCAGATCTCCCCAGGGTACGGTCACTTCATCAACCTGCTCGGGAGATCCGCGCATCTCGTCGACCCTTCCTTCTCCTTCCTGAAGGGACTACCCCTACCCGCCATTGACAAACTCAGGCTCTTAGGTTCCTGCAATGGGCTTCTCCTCTTTGGGCACGACATCGATTTAGATTGCATGGGATTTATCGTGTGCAACCCCGCCACTGAGCAATGGGCTGCTGTGCCCTGCAGCCAGGGCCGGCCTCCGACGGATTGGCATCTTCGAGCAAGCCAAACCTATTTGGTCTTCGACCCGgctatctcttcccatttccatctgGTCATGTTCCTGCAGGAGGATCGGAGACCAACTGTGCACGCCTACCACTCTAAAACTGGGGCATGGAGTCACAGCGACATTGACTGGActgaagaagaaaggaaaagatCGCACCTTGACCTCTGTTACCTTCAGGCTTCCGATGCGGCCGTTGTTAATGGCATGCTCTATTTGATCCTCGAGGAAAATCAGATTTTTCAGGTGGATTTCGAAGGGAAGACCCGTGGGGTCATCCCAGCACCATCGTCAATTGTTCAGGGGAATCTTGATTACACTGCAATTTTCGTTGGTCAATCCCAAGGGCGCCTGCATTGCGTCAATGAGGAGTGGGGTGCTGATGATTTCCCCTCCGAACTGTCCAGTCGTGTTCATATTGGAGACGCCGATGATTACACTCTACTGTCCATCTGGGTTCTTGATGACAATGGTACACAGCAATGGGTCCTTAAGCATAGTGTCAGCCTTTTGCATTTGTTCGGGAAGCTTGGCGAATCCGGCACTGAGTACAGCGTAGTTGCCATTCATCCAGACAGAAATTTGGTGTTCATTGTTCAATATTGGAACTGGCAACTCATCTCATATGACATGGACAGTAAAGAGGTGTGCGCTCTCGGCACTCTTGAGCATGAGTGTAGCCGTGTTACTCCTTTTGTCCCCTGCTTCTTAGACTTTTTGTCCAATTAATACTGCAAGGAAACTGAGACATCATGTACTAGGTTACATATATGCCAGTAGCCAGTTATCCTAATTAATGTAGTTTTCTAAGTTTCCCGGACTATGTTGGTTTGCATTCAAGTCAGTATGAAATGATATCTATGGTGTTCCCAGAATTGCAATGAACTCTGTTTTTGTAGTGACTCTGCTACCAATGTCGGTTTGTATTCAGGTCATAGGTTTCAGGTTATAATAGCGAGTGAGTGCTTGCTGTATATTTATTGTCTGTTCTTTCCTGCATTAGTTGTTTTTTGCTGAATGCTAAAGTAATAAGCTAAATGTACCTTCCAGATAGTTAACCAACAATGCTTGGCTGAAAGCTCGGAACTGAAACCTGTGCTGTGTTAGCCACAAAAGCTTCCAACTGGATTGCATGACATGTCTAGTTTTTGGATAAATATTCCAATATATGCTGCTGAACAGTAGTTGCCATATTGTAAAGAGGATGCTTCGGACTGATCATAGCTTGCTTGTCAATACCAGTTGTTAGAAGTGTTATGGAAGAACCATCTCATTCTATTTATCTGTAGACAATTGTTTGTTATACAGCAATCAATACTTTGAGCTTGTATTTGTGTCCGATATATACAAGTTAGCTCTGTCTGCAATATGGTACTTGAAAACTTGGAAGGCCTTTCACCTAAAATCCCAGTGACCAATGTACCCACACCTTGTTATAAGCTTG
Above is a genomic segment from Miscanthus floridulus cultivar M001 chromosome 3, ASM1932011v1, whole genome shotgun sequence containing:
- the LOC136545365 gene encoding uncharacterized protein, translated to MDRTKRSAVAGLPDDILVEILSRVSVKDLHRSKCVSKAWCGLVTDPLHRKELPQTLHGFFYGGGGYGGDSGSDGEDEDRDRDGGEDGEEDADDSDIDIDTEEDVDDEEEEDDDDDKNQISPGLLGSCNGLLLFGHDIDLDCMGFIVCNPATEQWAAVPCSQGRPPTDWHLRASQTYLVFDPAISSHFHLVMFLQEDRRPTVHAYHSKTGAWSHSDIDWTEEERKRSHLDLCYLQASDAAVVNGMLYLILEENQIFQVDFEGKTRGVIPAPSSIVQGNLDYTAIFVGQSQGRLHCVNEEWGADDFPSELSSRVHIGDADDYTLLSIWVLDDNGTQQWVLKHSVSLLHLFGKLGESGTEYSVVAIHPDRNLVFIVQYWNWQLISYDMDSKEVCALGTLEHECSRVTPFVPCFLDFLSN